One window from the genome of Leptospira broomii serovar Hurstbridge str. 5399 encodes:
- a CDS encoding NAD(P)H-dependent glycerol-3-phosphate dehydrogenase — protein sequence MQIGVIGSGSFGTSLGALLADKGYEVTLWARSKDLVREINEHHQNEKYLPGIRLPDNLNASPNLEDAVKNKDMIVSAPPSHVITDILREIKAYLPEKAPIVSASKGIENGSLRLVSEIFEAELPGKFHSHLSYLSGPSFAKEIVRRVPTIVSIASKNEATARKVQEIFSFTYFRTYWTPDVIGVEVGGSLKNVIAIAAGVSDGLGFGQNTRAALITRGLTEISRLGVKLGADPLTFLGPSGMGDLILTCCGDASRNRTVGFRLGKGESLESILGGMTEVAEGVKTSKSGYELSKKLGIEMAITTEVYKMLYEHKNPKDVVRDLMSRDLKREGL from the coding sequence ATGCAGATCGGAGTTATCGGGTCGGGAAGTTTTGGAACCTCCCTCGGAGCCTTATTGGCGGATAAAGGTTACGAAGTGACCCTTTGGGCGAGAAGTAAGGATTTAGTAAGAGAAATCAACGAGCATCACCAAAATGAAAAATACCTTCCGGGGATTCGCCTTCCGGATAATCTAAATGCCAGTCCGAATCTGGAAGATGCGGTAAAAAATAAGGATATGATCGTGTCTGCTCCTCCTTCTCACGTAATTACCGATATTTTACGAGAAATCAAGGCATACTTACCCGAAAAAGCCCCGATCGTATCTGCGAGTAAGGGAATTGAGAACGGGAGTTTGAGATTGGTTTCGGAGATTTTCGAGGCTGAATTGCCGGGTAAATTTCATAGTCATCTATCGTATCTTTCCGGACCTAGCTTTGCAAAAGAGATCGTAAGAAGAGTTCCCACGATCGTAAGTATCGCTTCAAAAAACGAAGCTACCGCGAGAAAGGTTCAGGAAATTTTCAGTTTTACCTATTTTAGAACCTATTGGACTCCGGATGTAATCGGAGTCGAAGTCGGGGGTTCATTAAAGAATGTGATTGCGATCGCGGCGGGAGTCAGTGACGGGCTTGGGTTCGGGCAAAATACCAGGGCAGCCTTAATTACGAGAGGGCTGACTGAAATTTCGAGATTAGGGGTCAAGCTTGGAGCGGATCCGTTAACCTTTTTGGGTCCATCCGGCATGGGCGATCTAATTTTGACATGTTGCGGGGACGCATCTCGGAACCGGACGGTCGGTTTTCGGTTAGGAAAAGGAGAAAGTCTAGAATCCATTCTGGGTGGAATGACCGAAGTGGCGGAAGGCGTTAAAACTTCCAAAAGCGGATACGAGTTATCAAAGAAGCTAGGGATTGAAATGGCGATTACGACCGAAGTATATAAAATGCTTTACGAGCATAAGAATCCGAAGGATGTTGTTAGGGACCTCATGAGCCGAGATCTCAAGAGAGAAGGACTCTGA
- a CDS encoding metallophosphoesterase family protein: protein MKIIYLTDIHDGLRGLKEVLLGTECDLYLFSGDIIYKAFFNPERIIEFVTLQEEMYLITEDQKEEINPYDYATRAVRFPEKYPAAVIEKSHEYRRLFNQASKTMKEKYELIEIIIQKYAKAPVHLLPGNYDIDLQYTALYERDLHRKTFEMSGLKFAGYGGAPIITSGIPEKLAVKFHEYNRNGKSYSEPEDFFNEEKPDVVVIHNPAFGYLDKIPSFGHIGSQGIRRYLDDNSPSLVVSGHVHEDQGIIKKGKTIFLNPSNFGPVDSVFGFQPGGFFTELELENDLVKNVKLNRLSDHSIRWLLDIDCTSDKLSLIRANPESEVSAEDFIR, encoded by the coding sequence ATGAAGATAATTTACCTCACGGACATTCATGACGGCCTCCGAGGCCTAAAAGAAGTCTTACTCGGAACCGAGTGTGATTTGTACCTTTTTTCCGGAGACATCATATACAAGGCCTTCTTCAATCCGGAGCGCATTATAGAATTCGTAACCCTCCAAGAAGAGATGTATTTGATCACGGAGGATCAAAAAGAAGAAATTAATCCTTACGATTATGCGACACGAGCAGTTCGCTTTCCGGAAAAATACCCCGCCGCAGTCATAGAAAAGTCGCACGAATACCGAAGACTCTTTAACCAAGCTTCAAAAACGATGAAGGAAAAGTACGAGCTCATCGAAATTATCATACAAAAATATGCGAAAGCCCCTGTTCATCTATTACCGGGCAACTACGATATCGATCTTCAATATACCGCCCTGTACGAAAGAGATCTGCATAGAAAAACGTTCGAAATGAGCGGACTAAAATTCGCGGGGTACGGCGGCGCTCCTATCATCACTTCCGGAATTCCGGAAAAATTAGCCGTTAAATTTCACGAGTATAATAGAAACGGAAAAAGTTACAGCGAACCGGAGGATTTCTTCAATGAAGAAAAACCGGACGTTGTTGTGATACATAACCCGGCTTTCGGGTATTTGGATAAAATTCCGAGTTTTGGGCATATAGGATCGCAAGGAATTCGTAGGTATTTGGACGATAATAGCCCCTCTTTGGTTGTTTCCGGCCACGTTCATGAAGATCAAGGGATCATAAAAAAAGGAAAAACGATTTTTTTAAATCCCTCCAATTTTGGTCCCGTGGATTCCGTTTTCGGTTTTCAGCCTGGCGGATTCTTTACCGAGCTGGAATTAGAAAACGATCTTGTAAAAAATGTAAAATTAAATAGACTATCGGATCACTCTATCCGCTGGCTTCTCGATATCGATTGTACCAGTGATAAGCTCTCGCTTATCCGGGCAAATCCTGAATCGGAAGTATCGGCAGAAGATTTTATCCGTTAG
- the recG gene encoding ATP-dependent DNA helicase RecG, with protein sequence MKNSASEKKTVTVGLSSPVAILKGVGPKKQEVLETVGIKTLQDLLLWFPRKYLDRNLTENILLKQGESVTLILEIIDSYLAHGRKSRLVVSAKTKNNESVSLVFFKGIQYFRRILQSGLLIAATGKLEYFRGFQLIHPDYEVLSYGGNAELSGEDLPESIHTGRIIPLYSTTEALREEHLDSRGLRRLVFHALEILEGKIPEILPKEVVTKRNLLQRAIAFKEIHFPTEDGNLLKARTRFKYEELYYFNLLIEYKKSQRAKIPRVFWPLPVSPTAKNLVSNLPFRLTQDQKESLIKIEEGTKDDRPAAFLLQGDVGSGKTLVALLTALRYTDNNIQVCMVAPTEILARQHYQTVLNFLGNMPFLGIELLVGKEPKKTRAEKLYRIKKGESSFIIGTHSVFQDDVEFKDLGLVIIDEQHKFGVEQREKLRAKGKNPDILAMTATPIPRTLCLTLYGDLELVTLRNRPAGRKPIKTHWFTNDRRGGVYNSIRKYVAQGRQSYIVYPLVEESEKSDLKSCIEGYETLRKEIFPEFSVGLLHGKLDAAEKDRVMKSFQQNSIQILVSTTVIEVGVDVPNASVMVIEHADRFGISQLHQLRGRVGRGSHESFCILLTESQTTEEAKYRIQALLDSDDGFVLSEADLKLRGPGELLGVRQSGLPDFRIADLREDREWIEVSREDAKKFGSIGDLEKYEISNRFTEGALLFSN encoded by the coding sequence ATGAAGAACTCGGCCTCTGAAAAAAAAACTGTCACTGTCGGATTATCCAGTCCGGTTGCAATTTTAAAGGGTGTAGGACCTAAGAAGCAGGAGGTCCTAGAAACAGTAGGAATAAAAACGCTCCAAGATCTTCTGCTTTGGTTTCCTCGCAAATACTTGGATCGAAATCTTACCGAAAATATTCTCTTGAAACAGGGGGAATCGGTAACTCTTATTTTAGAGATAATAGATTCTTATCTTGCTCACGGAAGAAAATCCAGACTTGTAGTTTCCGCTAAGACTAAAAATAACGAGTCGGTCAGTCTCGTATTCTTTAAAGGAATTCAATATTTTCGAAGAATATTGCAGTCGGGTCTGCTGATCGCAGCAACCGGCAAACTGGAATACTTTCGCGGTTTTCAATTAATTCACCCGGATTACGAAGTTCTTTCTTACGGAGGCAACGCCGAACTAAGCGGGGAGGACCTTCCGGAATCGATTCATACCGGGAGAATCATACCTCTTTATTCGACGACAGAAGCGCTTCGCGAAGAGCATCTGGATTCCAGAGGATTGAGACGGCTGGTATTTCATGCATTGGAGATTCTGGAAGGGAAAATACCGGAAATTCTCCCAAAGGAAGTCGTTACTAAAAGAAATCTTTTACAGCGAGCGATAGCGTTTAAAGAAATACATTTCCCGACGGAAGATGGGAATTTACTGAAAGCCAGGACAAGATTTAAATACGAAGAATTATATTATTTTAATTTGTTAATAGAGTATAAAAAATCCCAACGGGCAAAAATTCCCCGCGTATTTTGGCCTTTGCCCGTATCACCGACGGCTAAGAATCTCGTTTCTAATCTGCCTTTCCGACTTACGCAGGATCAAAAAGAAAGTCTGATTAAGATCGAGGAAGGCACCAAGGACGATAGACCTGCGGCCTTCCTACTGCAAGGAGACGTAGGTTCCGGAAAGACTCTTGTCGCATTGTTAACGGCTCTTCGTTATACGGATAATAATATCCAAGTATGCATGGTCGCGCCGACGGAGATTCTGGCGCGGCAACACTATCAAACTGTGCTGAACTTTTTAGGGAATATGCCTTTTTTAGGAATCGAGCTTTTGGTCGGTAAAGAACCCAAAAAGACTCGCGCGGAAAAATTATACCGAATCAAAAAGGGTGAATCGTCGTTTATAATCGGGACTCATAGCGTATTTCAAGACGACGTGGAATTCAAGGATCTAGGTTTAGTCATTATCGATGAACAACATAAGTTCGGGGTGGAACAAAGGGAAAAGCTTCGAGCCAAGGGAAAAAATCCGGATATTCTCGCGATGACGGCTACTCCGATTCCTAGGACTCTTTGCTTAACCTTATACGGCGATCTGGAACTAGTCACTCTTCGAAATAGACCTGCCGGCAGAAAGCCGATTAAAACTCATTGGTTTACGAATGACAGAAGAGGCGGAGTATACAACTCCATTCGCAAATACGTCGCTCAGGGTCGCCAGTCTTATATCGTTTATCCGTTGGTGGAAGAGTCCGAAAAATCGGATCTTAAGTCCTGTATCGAGGGATATGAAACTTTAAGGAAAGAAATATTTCCGGAGTTTTCCGTGGGTCTACTTCACGGTAAATTGGATGCTGCGGAGAAAGATAGAGTGATGAAATCGTTTCAGCAAAATTCCATACAGATTTTAGTCAGCACCACTGTCATCGAAGTCGGGGTCGACGTACCCAATGCCTCCGTCATGGTTATCGAGCACGCGGATCGGTTTGGGATTTCTCAGCTTCATCAGCTTCGCGGACGAGTCGGTCGTGGAAGTCACGAGAGTTTTTGCATTCTCTTAACGGAATCGCAAACGACCGAGGAAGCCAAATATCGAATTCAAGCTTTATTGGATTCGGACGACGGCTTCGTCTTATCCGAAGCGGATCTTAAATTAAGGGGTCCCGGAGAACTCCTGGGGGTCCGTCAAAGCGGGCTGCCCGACTTTAGAATCGCCGATCTGAGAGAAGATAGAGAATGGATAGAAGTTAGTAGAGAAGATGCCAAAAAATTCGGAAGCATCGGGGATCTCGAAAAATATGAGATCTCGAATCGGTTTACGGAAGGAGCTCTCCTATTTTCGAATTAA
- a CDS encoding TIGR04452 family lipoprotein, whose translation MKRLATLFLPLALFTNCYVIDKIGLTIPEKVKGDEAKNRIVTSAVIGASVNPNSSSIIALVSYQLANVDESKYYNKTDVDDCANRALLINLSSLKIGGFDCNLVADKIIIPYVY comes from the coding sequence ATGAAACGACTCGCCACTCTTTTTCTACCGCTTGCGCTATTTACGAATTGCTATGTGATAGACAAGATCGGACTTACTATCCCTGAGAAAGTAAAAGGCGACGAGGCTAAGAATAGAATCGTAACGAGCGCCGTTATCGGTGCATCCGTAAATCCGAACTCTTCTTCGATTATTGCTTTGGTTTCCTATCAACTTGCCAACGTGGACGAAAGTAAATATTATAATAAAACGGACGTCGATGATTGTGCAAATCGGGCTCTTCTGATTAACCTAAGTTCGCTCAAGATCGGCGGATTCGACTGTAATTTGGTAGCTGATAAGATAATTATTCCCTACGTTTACTGA
- a CDS encoding M15 family metallopeptidase, with product MENMSLRVFKFCVSFTVLSAIYLFAQHRFAESDPDPYLGQPQISYLIGQFPSETILASYKNPGDSRAFLLRKETLSAYLRLVEAYKKDHPEERQIPFIVSAQRSFNDQKGIWEDKFVGKRKMRETVQGKSPTQIVSLILEFSSAPGTSRHHWGTDIDLNALENSYFEKGGRGEKLYRWLTKNAAKYGFCQPYTPKSERGNKGYNEEKWHWSYAKLANRFQKDWEEAYKKGALNLSGKFLGSDVLGELPLEYVHGINPNCQSIR from the coding sequence ATGGAAAATATGAGCCTACGGGTCTTCAAGTTTTGCGTTTCCTTCACAGTATTATCGGCTATCTATTTATTTGCTCAACATAGATTCGCAGAGAGCGATCCGGATCCGTATTTGGGACAACCACAGATCTCCTATTTAATCGGACAATTCCCCTCCGAAACAATTCTGGCATCTTATAAAAACCCTGGTGATTCCCGAGCCTTCCTTTTACGGAAGGAAACATTGAGCGCCTATCTGAGATTAGTCGAGGCTTACAAGAAGGATCATCCAGAAGAAAGGCAAATTCCATTTATCGTATCGGCGCAACGTTCCTTCAATGATCAAAAGGGAATATGGGAAGATAAGTTCGTCGGAAAACGAAAAATGAGAGAGACCGTCCAGGGTAAATCGCCTACTCAAATTGTTTCCTTAATCTTGGAATTTTCGAGCGCACCGGGAACGTCCCGTCATCATTGGGGAACCGATATAGATTTAAACGCTTTAGAAAATTCTTATTTTGAGAAAGGAGGGCGCGGAGAAAAGCTATACCGGTGGCTGACAAAAAATGCCGCAAAATACGGTTTCTGTCAGCCTTATACACCGAAGTCGGAACGGGGGAATAAGGGATATAACGAAGAAAAATGGCATTGGTCTTATGCAAAATTAGCGAACCGATTTCAAAAAGATTGGGAAGAGGCTTATAAAAAAGGCGCCTTAAATCTTTCCGGAAAATTCCTGGGTTCCGACGTACTAGGAGAATTGCCTCTCGAATACGTCCACGGCATAAATCCTAATTGTCAGTCAATTCGCTAA
- a CDS encoding proline dehydrogenase family protein, with protein MNVKTDIMSEEIASLNEKVIRKGITLFSTSDKFETSIFSSYSIFSKSLSILDDRPNLKVQAFRFADVFPTLKTWKQISDHIRLYFIESPTELPRIFKFGLMALLSNPFSSFILSRITGKMILFFARFFIVGKNYGKAKKTIYERYKIGISNTIDILGEAVLSENEASEYSQKYLTLIRDISDDGKLRILSSFLPNRKADGNVSVKCSALYSQLDPLAFENSVAVLKDRLRPVFELAMSKNIFVNLDLEQYETKEIILTAALELFSEPLFQDYRHFGLVIQAYLRSSLRDLNRVIEISKNRKYPLTVRLVKGAYWEYEIVQSRQKGWEPPVFLTKIETDINYEQCTELLLKSHPHIFPAFATHNIRSIAYALTLSDELQIPKEDYEIQMLYGMGDPYKKALRKLGVGVREYSPIGEVIPGMAYLVRRLLENSTNEGFLKNIYSKKTDRIKLLDIHKKANA; from the coding sequence ATGAATGTGAAAACCGATATCATGTCCGAAGAAATCGCTTCGTTAAACGAAAAGGTGATCCGGAAAGGAATTACTCTCTTTTCAACCAGCGATAAGTTCGAGACATCGATCTTTAGTTCCTATTCCATTTTTTCCAAATCGCTTTCAATCTTGGATGACCGACCCAATTTGAAAGTCCAAGCATTCCGTTTTGCGGACGTTTTTCCTACTTTAAAAACCTGGAAGCAAATCTCCGATCATATTCGCTTATACTTCATCGAAAGCCCGACAGAACTTCCGAGGATATTTAAATTCGGATTAATGGCGCTCTTATCGAACCCTTTCTCCTCTTTCATACTCTCCCGAATTACCGGAAAAATGATCCTTTTCTTTGCACGATTCTTTATAGTTGGAAAGAATTACGGCAAGGCCAAAAAGACAATATATGAACGTTATAAAATCGGAATATCTAATACGATCGATATTTTAGGAGAAGCCGTTCTTTCAGAAAACGAAGCGTCCGAGTATTCGCAAAAATATCTTACTCTGATAAGGGATATTTCCGACGATGGAAAACTTCGAATATTAAGCTCATTTTTACCGAACAGAAAAGCCGACGGGAACGTATCCGTAAAATGCTCGGCTTTATACTCGCAACTCGACCCCTTGGCATTCGAGAATTCGGTTGCAGTATTGAAGGATAGATTACGGCCCGTTTTCGAATTGGCAATGTCTAAAAATATTTTCGTAAATCTAGACTTAGAACAATATGAAACGAAAGAAATTATACTGACCGCCGCACTAGAGCTGTTTTCCGAACCGTTATTTCAGGATTATCGACATTTCGGTCTAGTCATACAAGCCTATCTCCGAAGCTCTTTACGGGATCTAAATAGGGTAATAGAAATTTCTAAAAATCGAAAATATCCGCTGACTGTGAGATTAGTAAAAGGCGCGTATTGGGAATACGAAATCGTTCAATCCAGACAAAAAGGATGGGAACCTCCGGTATTTCTTACCAAAATCGAAACGGATATCAACTACGAGCAATGTACGGAATTACTTTTAAAATCTCACCCGCATATTTTTCCTGCATTCGCAACTCATAATATTCGAAGTATCGCCTATGCTCTTACCTTATCGGACGAACTACAAATTCCGAAGGAAGATTATGAAATTCAGATGCTTTACGGAATGGGAGATCCTTACAAAAAGGCGCTCAGAAAATTAGGCGTCGGTGTTCGGGAATATTCTCCGATTGGGGAAGTCATTCCAGGTATGGCATATTTAGTTCGTAGATTATTGGAAAATTCGACTAATGAAGGTTTTTTGAAGAACATTTACTCCAAAAAAACCGACAGAATCAAGCTTTTAGACATTCATAAGAAGGCAAACGCATGA
- a CDS encoding aldehyde dehydrogenase family protein — protein MNFGNESQALKNEPIRDFSLQEEREKLNKGLYEIRKGFPLRVFPIINGKNISVSETHAALNPANLNEKVATIGYADKNLAEQAVSICSDFSETWKERDPFERSAILRNAAGILRKSKDELTALILLEVGKGVKDTDAEIAEAIDFCEFYAQESDKLSSPRLRNLEGEDNAFLYRPRGVTAVIAPWNFPLAILCGMTVAPLVTGNTVIMKPAEQSSAIAWTLFKILIEAGVPVEALQFLPGKGEEIGSYLVNHPKVHTVNFTGSRAVGLQMIRETSGLNLKFIKRVVAEMGGKNAIIVDEDADLDEAVAGSLQSAFGFQGQKCSALSRLIVLDSCYDIFRKRFSEALLSLKAGPPEDPSTKIGPVIDVESKERIERLAKKFDSNLYQKLEISPGLKSQGHFVDPLLLESDDFNSELGQSEFFAPIVTMFKVRNFKEAIAYANGVDYALTGGVYSRNPNNIILAKQSFEVGNLYINRSITGAIVDRQPFGGFKLSGVGAKAGGPDYLKQFLEPVSITENTMRRGFIPEL, from the coding sequence ATGAACTTTGGAAACGAATCGCAAGCTTTGAAGAACGAGCCAATTCGAGACTTTTCCCTCCAAGAAGAAAGAGAAAAGCTAAACAAAGGGTTGTATGAAATACGGAAAGGATTTCCCCTTCGAGTATTTCCGATTATTAACGGAAAGAATATTTCAGTATCGGAAACGCACGCGGCCTTAAATCCCGCGAATTTGAATGAGAAAGTAGCAACGATCGGATACGCCGATAAAAATTTGGCCGAACAAGCGGTTTCCATATGCTCCGATTTTTCGGAAACCTGGAAAGAGAGAGACCCGTTCGAAAGAAGCGCAATCCTCCGCAATGCCGCTGGAATATTACGTAAATCTAAAGACGAACTCACCGCGTTAATATTGCTGGAAGTAGGCAAAGGCGTCAAAGATACCGATGCAGAGATTGCGGAAGCGATCGATTTCTGCGAATTTTATGCTCAAGAATCGGATAAACTCTCCTCTCCTCGATTAAGAAATCTTGAGGGGGAAGACAACGCATTTTTATATCGCCCGAGAGGAGTCACTGCTGTGATTGCTCCCTGGAATTTTCCGCTGGCGATTCTTTGCGGAATGACTGTCGCGCCTTTAGTCACCGGAAATACCGTTATTATGAAACCGGCGGAACAATCCTCTGCGATCGCTTGGACTTTATTTAAAATCCTAATCGAAGCCGGAGTTCCAGTTGAAGCTCTTCAATTTTTGCCCGGCAAAGGAGAAGAGATTGGATCTTACCTAGTCAATCATCCGAAAGTTCACACCGTTAATTTTACCGGCTCGAGGGCGGTCGGATTGCAAATGATACGCGAAACTTCCGGATTGAATTTGAAATTTATTAAACGCGTCGTTGCGGAAATGGGCGGAAAAAACGCGATCATCGTGGATGAGGATGCGGATTTGGACGAAGCTGTCGCAGGTTCCCTTCAATCCGCATTCGGTTTCCAAGGACAGAAATGCAGCGCTCTTTCCAGATTAATCGTATTGGATTCTTGCTACGATATTTTCCGTAAACGGTTTTCCGAAGCGTTGCTGTCACTGAAAGCCGGTCCTCCGGAAGATCCTTCAACAAAAATCGGCCCTGTCATCGACGTAGAATCGAAAGAAAGGATCGAAAGATTAGCGAAAAAATTCGATTCAAATCTATACCAAAAATTAGAAATCTCTCCCGGTTTAAAATCGCAGGGACATTTCGTAGATCCGTTGCTGTTAGAAAGCGACGATTTTAATTCCGAGTTAGGGCAATCCGAATTCTTTGCACCGATTGTGACTATGTTTAAAGTTCGCAATTTTAAGGAAGCTATCGCATATGCAAACGGAGTCGATTACGCCCTGACCGGCGGAGTCTACTCACGAAATCCGAATAACATAATATTAGCTAAGCAATCTTTTGAGGTTGGAAATCTTTACATTAATCGATCGATTACCGGAGCGATAGTAGATAGACAACCGTTCGGCGGATTCAAGCTCTCCGGGGTCGGTGCCAAGGCAGGAGGCCCGGATTATTTAAAGCAATTTTTAGAACCGGTTTCCATAACCGAAAACACCATGCGTCGCGGTTTTATTCCTGAGCTATAG
- the galE gene encoding UDP-glucose 4-epimerase GalE, which yields MRVLVTGGAGYIGSHVVALLLEKNYEVLIVDNMEKGNEKNLFPKAEFLHGDIHDRKILEKAFSQKIEAVFHFAAWKAAGESMTDPNKYALNNIAGSIQLLTFMEEVGTKNFVFSSSAAVYGAPQYLPLDEYHPLQPENYYGYTKLAIEENLRWYDRLKGFKYAALRYFNAAGYDPQGRILGLEKTPANLLPIIMEAAVGMRSSMEVFGTDYDTPDGSCVRDYIHVSDLASAHVLSLEYLLREGKSLTVNLGTGLGHSVLEILKLAEEVIGKPIPYKISGRRAGDPAKLWAKAELAEELLGWKCVYSDPKVILETSWKVYKDLAIAQE from the coding sequence GTGAGGGTCCTCGTTACCGGGGGAGCCGGTTATATAGGAAGTCACGTCGTCGCGCTTCTATTAGAGAAAAATTATGAAGTTCTGATCGTGGATAACATGGAAAAGGGGAACGAGAAGAATCTTTTTCCTAAAGCCGAGTTTTTACACGGGGACATCCACGACCGAAAAATTTTAGAGAAAGCATTCTCACAAAAAATAGAGGCGGTCTTTCACTTTGCTGCTTGGAAGGCCGCCGGTGAATCGATGACCGACCCTAATAAATATGCTTTGAATAATATTGCGGGTTCTATCCAGCTTCTGACTTTCATGGAGGAAGTCGGAACGAAAAATTTCGTTTTTTCTTCATCCGCAGCGGTTTATGGGGCTCCGCAGTACCTTCCTTTGGACGAATATCATCCTTTGCAACCGGAGAATTACTATGGCTACACAAAGTTGGCTATCGAAGAAAATTTGAGATGGTATGATCGACTTAAGGGGTTTAAATACGCAGCTCTTCGATATTTCAATGCGGCCGGTTACGATCCTCAAGGTAGAATATTAGGACTCGAAAAAACTCCGGCGAATTTATTGCCGATCATAATGGAGGCGGCCGTCGGAATGAGATCCAGTATGGAGGTATTCGGAACCGATTATGATACGCCGGACGGAAGTTGTGTTCGAGATTACATTCATGTAAGCGATCTGGCTTCGGCTCACGTTTTGAGTTTGGAATATCTTCTTCGCGAGGGTAAATCCTTGACGGTTAATTTAGGAACCGGACTTGGACATTCGGTATTAGAGATTCTTAAATTAGCCGAAGAAGTAATCGGCAAGCCGATACCGTATAAGATATCGGGTCGTCGTGCGGGTGATCCTGCTAAACTATGGGCAAAGGCTGAACTTGCCGAGGAGCTTCTGGGTTGGAAATGCGTTTATAGTGATCCTAAAGTGATACTCGAAACTAGTTGGAAAGTCTATAAGGACCTTGCTATAGCTCAGGAATAA
- the lpxA gene encoding acyl-ACP--UDP-N-acetylglucosamine O-acyltransferase gives MKIHPTAIVDSKAELHESVEVGAYTIIEKDVVVGEGTIIETGARIFSGTKFGKFNHVYHGAVIGVVPQDLGFDPNTPTKTLIGDNNTFKEYSNIHRGTKTDSPTIIGNRNYIMGNAHVGHDCIVGDDNILTHGLVLAGHVTVGNKAFISGLVAVHQFCFVGDYAMVAGCAKVVQDVPPFTTADGNPCTIIGLNTVGLKRGGFSPEIRASIKQAYKVIYHSGMNYRQAIEALEKQGNHSPEVQSIIAFFKNSDRGVMDHR, from the coding sequence ATGAAAATTCACCCTACAGCCATCGTCGATTCGAAGGCGGAATTGCACGAATCCGTCGAAGTGGGAGCATATACGATCATCGAAAAAGACGTGGTCGTCGGCGAAGGAACAATTATCGAAACCGGAGCCCGCATTTTTTCCGGAACGAAATTCGGCAAATTTAATCACGTTTATCACGGAGCAGTTATCGGAGTCGTTCCCCAGGATTTAGGGTTTGATCCGAATACCCCGACTAAAACCCTGATAGGCGACAATAACACGTTTAAGGAATATTCCAACATCCATCGCGGGACCAAAACCGACTCTCCGACTATAATCGGAAATCGGAATTATATAATGGGGAATGCACACGTAGGCCATGACTGTATCGTGGGCGATGATAATATTCTGACCCATGGACTGGTGTTGGCCGGTCACGTTACGGTCGGAAACAAAGCGTTTATTTCAGGATTGGTTGCCGTTCATCAGTTTTGTTTTGTGGGAGACTACGCTATGGTCGCAGGTTGCGCAAAGGTGGTTCAAGATGTTCCGCCGTTTACGACAGCCGACGGTAATCCCTGCACTATTATCGGACTAAATACGGTCGGTTTAAAGCGGGGAGGATTTTCTCCCGAAATTAGAGCCTCGATTAAGCAGGCTTATAAAGTCATCTATCATTCAGGAATGAATTATCGTCAGGCTATAGAGGCATTAGAGAAGCAAGGAAATCATTCTCCGGAAGTTCAAAGCATTATCGCATTTTTTAAAAACAGTGATCGCGGAGTCATGGATCACCGGTGA
- a CDS encoding Hpt domain-containing protein — protein sequence MLIDWSRLESLKQGDDEEDKLWLEEMVRSLRKNMNTRLENIKSCVAEQKPNELKAELHQTKGVAANFGLIGLQTSVTDAESKLKEGDLTGSLKLCAELPELWEKTKMELAPKFPE from the coding sequence ATGTTAATAGATTGGTCTCGTTTGGAATCTTTAAAACAGGGAGACGACGAAGAGGACAAGCTTTGGCTGGAAGAGATGGTTCGCTCACTGCGTAAGAATATGAACACTCGTTTGGAGAATATAAAATCATGCGTAGCCGAACAAAAACCTAACGAACTTAAGGCCGAATTACATCAGACAAAAGGTGTCGCCGCTAATTTTGGCCTGATCGGGTTACAAACTTCCGTAACTGATGCAGAATCAAAATTAAAAGAAGGGGATTTGACCGGAAGCTTGAAGTTATGCGCGGAATTACCGGAACTCTGGGAAAAAACGAAAATGGAACTAGCTCCGAAATTTCCTGAATAG